Proteins from one Burkholderia oklahomensis C6786 genomic window:
- a CDS encoding MFS transporter, with protein MTSQHDDRADRAPVGQPARAALAAFVGTTIEWYDFYIYATASALIFGKLFFPSSEPFFSTLASFGTFAVGFFARPFGGLVFGHLGDRIGRKKALVATLVIMGLGTVGIGLLPAYAQAGVAAPIALVVLRIAQGIAIGGEWGGAVLMASEHASADKRTFVASFAQLGSPAGLILALLAFRIVSGMEHDAFLSWGWRLPFLASAALLVVGLAIRAGVDESPEFARVKAERRTAALPVAEVVRNAWRTLLLCLGANVIGVAGAWFVNTFMLNYTTQTLGLDRALILDCLFVVAFIQLGTQLASGWFAQRVGTGRFLKTAAALAIASPYPMFALVSTGRPIAIVVGIAIAVMCMSSSYAVMAGFMSTAFDVRVRYSAISLSYQLCAALAGGLTPLVGTLLAHRFAGQWWPLAAFYSALAAVSLVCIATLERGRRGAVVAGSGALAKP; from the coding sequence ATGACATCCCAGCACGATGACCGCGCCGACCGCGCGCCGGTCGGCCAGCCCGCGCGCGCCGCGCTCGCGGCGTTCGTCGGCACGACGATCGAGTGGTACGACTTCTACATCTACGCGACCGCGTCCGCGCTCATCTTCGGCAAGCTGTTCTTTCCGTCGAGCGAGCCGTTCTTCAGCACGCTCGCGTCGTTCGGCACGTTCGCGGTCGGCTTTTTCGCGCGCCCGTTCGGCGGCCTCGTGTTCGGCCACCTCGGCGACCGGATCGGCCGCAAGAAGGCGCTCGTCGCGACGCTCGTCATCATGGGGCTCGGCACGGTCGGCATCGGTCTCCTGCCCGCCTACGCGCAGGCGGGCGTGGCCGCGCCGATTGCGCTCGTCGTGCTGCGGATCGCGCAAGGCATCGCGATCGGCGGCGAGTGGGGCGGCGCGGTGCTGATGGCGAGCGAGCATGCGAGCGCGGACAAGCGCACGTTCGTCGCATCGTTCGCGCAGCTCGGCAGTCCGGCCGGGCTGATCCTCGCGCTGCTCGCGTTCCGCATCGTCTCCGGGATGGAGCACGATGCGTTCCTGTCGTGGGGCTGGCGGCTGCCGTTTCTCGCGAGCGCGGCGCTTCTCGTCGTCGGCCTCGCGATCCGCGCGGGCGTCGACGAATCGCCGGAGTTCGCGCGCGTGAAAGCGGAGCGGCGCACGGCGGCGCTGCCCGTCGCCGAAGTGGTGCGCAACGCGTGGCGCACGCTGCTGCTTTGCCTCGGCGCGAACGTGATCGGCGTCGCGGGCGCGTGGTTCGTCAACACGTTCATGCTGAACTACACGACGCAGACGCTCGGGCTCGACCGCGCGCTGATCCTCGATTGCCTGTTCGTCGTCGCGTTCATCCAGCTCGGCACGCAGCTCGCGTCCGGCTGGTTCGCGCAGCGCGTCGGCACGGGGCGCTTCCTGAAGACGGCCGCCGCGCTCGCGATCGCGTCGCCGTATCCGATGTTCGCGCTCGTGTCGACGGGCCGGCCGATCGCGATCGTCGTCGGCATCGCGATCGCGGTGATGTGCATGTCGAGCTCGTACGCGGTGATGGCGGGCTTCATGTCGACCGCGTTCGACGTGCGCGTCCGCTACTCGGCGATCTCGCTGTCGTACCAGCTGTGCGCGGCGCTCGCGGGCGGGCTCACGCCGCTCGTCGGCACGCTGCTCGCGCACCGCTTCGCGGGCCAATGGTGGCCGCTCGCCGCGTTCTACAGCGCGCTCGCGGCAGTGTCGCTCGTGTGCATCGCGACGCTCGAGCGCGGCAGGCGGGGCGCCGTCGTGGCGGGGAGCGGGGCGCTCGCGAAGCCTTGA
- a CDS encoding oxidative damage protection protein, which produces MARMIQCAKLGKEAEGLDFPPLPGELGKRLYESVSKEAWQGWLKQQTMLINENRLNMADPRARQYLMKQTEKYFFGEGADQATGYVPPTQG; this is translated from the coding sequence ATGGCCCGTATGATTCAATGCGCGAAGCTCGGCAAGGAAGCCGAAGGACTCGACTTCCCGCCGCTGCCCGGCGAGCTCGGCAAGCGTCTTTACGAGAGCGTGTCGAAGGAAGCGTGGCAAGGCTGGCTCAAGCAGCAGACGATGCTCATCAACGAGAACCGGCTGAACATGGCCGATCCGCGCGCGCGTCAGTATCTGATGAAGCAGACCGAGAAGTATTTCTTCGGCGAAGGCGCGGACCAGGCGACCGGCTACGTGCCGCCGACGCAGGGCTGA
- the argA gene encoding amino-acid N-acetyltransferase — protein MNSQTDLPAAQPGVAPQQSADEAALHAQFVDWMRSVAPYIHRFRNNTFVVGFGGEVVQRGLLNALVSDIALLQAMGIQIVLVHGSRPQVEEQLNLHGVESAFSHGLRITDARALESAKEAAGEVRLDIEAAISQGLPNTPMAHAHISVVSGNFVTARPVGILDGVDFAHTGVVRKIDAESIRHSLASRKLVLLSPLGFSPTGEAFNLSMEDVASAAAIALRADKIIFLTETPGVVDETGELVREMSLDAAAELLDSGDLQGDDAFYLKHAIRACRGGVARAHLIPQSLDGSVLLELFLHDGVGTMISYENLESLREATPDDVGGILTLIEPLESDGTLVRRGRHQIERDIDHFSVIEHDGVLFGCAALYPYSTEKIGEMACLTVAPEAQGSGDGERLLKRIEQRARARGLTRIFVLTTRTEHWFLKRGFVKVTVDDLPEDRRKLYNWQRKSLVLMKQL, from the coding sequence ATGAATTCGCAAACCGACCTTCCCGCCGCCCAGCCGGGCGTCGCGCCCCAGCAATCCGCCGACGAAGCCGCCCTCCACGCGCAGTTCGTCGACTGGATGCGCTCCGTCGCGCCCTACATCCACCGGTTCCGCAACAACACGTTCGTCGTCGGCTTCGGCGGCGAGGTCGTGCAGCGCGGGCTGCTGAACGCGCTCGTCTCCGACATCGCGCTCCTGCAGGCGATGGGCATCCAGATCGTGCTCGTGCACGGCTCGCGGCCGCAGGTCGAGGAGCAGCTGAACCTGCACGGCGTCGAATCGGCGTTCTCGCACGGCCTGCGGATCACCGACGCGCGCGCGCTCGAATCGGCGAAGGAAGCGGCGGGCGAAGTGCGGCTCGACATCGAGGCGGCGATCAGCCAGGGCCTGCCGAACACGCCGATGGCGCACGCGCACATCAGCGTCGTGTCGGGCAACTTCGTCACCGCGCGGCCGGTCGGGATTCTCGACGGCGTCGACTTCGCGCACACGGGCGTCGTGCGCAAGATCGACGCCGAGTCGATCCGCCACTCGCTCGCGAGCCGCAAGCTCGTGCTGCTGTCGCCGCTCGGCTTCTCGCCGACGGGCGAGGCGTTCAACCTGTCGATGGAAGACGTCGCGTCGGCCGCCGCGATCGCGCTGCGCGCGGACAAGATCATCTTCCTGACCGAAACGCCCGGCGTCGTCGACGAAACGGGCGAGCTCGTGCGCGAGATGTCGCTCGACGCGGCGGCCGAGCTGCTCGACTCGGGCGACCTGCAAGGCGACGACGCGTTCTACCTGAAGCACGCGATCCGCGCGTGCCGCGGCGGCGTCGCGCGTGCGCACCTGATTCCGCAGTCGCTCGACGGCAGCGTGCTGCTCGAGCTGTTCCTGCACGACGGCGTCGGCACGATGATCTCGTACGAGAACCTCGAGAGCCTGCGCGAGGCGACGCCGGACGACGTCGGCGGCATCCTGACCCTCATCGAGCCGCTCGAATCGGACGGCACGCTCGTGCGGCGCGGCCGCCACCAGATCGAGCGCGACATCGATCACTTCTCGGTCATCGAGCACGACGGCGTGCTGTTCGGCTGCGCGGCGCTCTATCCGTACTCGACGGAGAAGATCGGCGAGATGGCGTGCCTGACGGTCGCGCCCGAGGCGCAAGGCTCGGGCGACGGCGAGCGGCTCCTGAAGCGGATCGAGCAGCGCGCCCGCGCGCGCGGCTTGACGCGGATCTTCGTGCTGACGACCCGCACCGAGCACTGGTTCCTGAAGCGCGGCTTCGTGAAGGTGACCGTCGACGATCTGCCCGAAGACCGCCGCAAACTCTATAACTGGCAGCGCAAGTCGCTCGTGCTGATGAAGCAGCTCTGA
- the hrpA gene encoding ATP-dependent RNA helicase HrpA has product MSNVPKSPAQKRAGTPGEPRPAGAGAGRPPRPPRTAPAQERAPSAERRESVPQAARPPRARVAPNPVPPITFPESLPVSGRRDEIARAIADHPVVIVCGETGSGKTTQLPKICLALGRGVGAGGAGLIGHTQPRRLAASSTGRRIAEELGTPFGEVVGYKVRFTDNLAPGASVKLMTDGILLAETQTDPLLTAYDTLIIDEAHERSLNIDFLLGYLKQILPKRPDLKLIVTSATIDADRFARHFGSDERPAPVIEVSGRLYPVEVRYRPIADDRPAAVRHAEGAASGRDRAKTAREAERDLMDGIVDAVDELCREGPGDVLVFLAGEREIRDAAEALRKHHPPHTEILPLFARLSAAEQERVFKPSNARRIVLATNVAETSLTVPGIRYVVDTGLARVKRYSYRNKVEQLQIESISQAAANQRAGRCGRVADGICIRLYEESDFAARVRFTDPEILRSSLASVILRMKSLHLSAIESFPFIEPPPGRAIADGYQLLNELGAVDDDNALTPLGRELARLPLDPRVGRMILAARDQQALREMLVIASALSVQDPRDRPLDAQEQADQAHRRFADERSEFLQWLKIWAWFEEAVAHKKSNRQLVDACRQNFLSHLRLREWRDVHSQLLTVVREHGWRLNEADATFEQIHLSLLTGLLGNIGFKADDEPHYLGARGIKFHLWPGSALVKKAGRWVMAAELVETSRLYARCIAKIEPEWIERIGAHLLKKSLSEPHWEKRPAQVSAFERATLYGLTVYHRRRVAFGRQDPARARELFIRGALVGGEFDTKLAFFAHNRKLLADIEQLEHKSRRQDVLVDDELIYAFYDQTVPAGIHTGVAFERWYRDEVKKSGQPEDKLRLLYLSRDDLMRHEAAGVTTDLFPKRATMAGVEMALSYHFEPGAPRDGVTLAVPLFALNQVDARRAEWLVPGMLKEKVQLLLKSLPQKLRRHCVPLPEYAAGFVERVGAERFGAGGLVEGLIADIRGETQIATKTSDFKLETLPAHLFMNFKVIDEHGRQLAMGRNLAQLRAELGAQAQQHFQKIAAAATLAPAGEGMGMATAAAATATAGARPGAHGGASPRAAAQSAAQAGAGAAEAGATALYENLTTWNFGKLPELLEIRRRGETLFGYPALVDRGAHCDVEVFDSPEEAARIHRAGLRRLFALQLKEPIKYLEKNLPGLREMAMQYMSVGTQDELRDQLIATALDRACLQDPLPADDASFHARRDEGRSRLNLLAQEIARLVGQILAEYAGLAKKLAQAKPFPAAHADMQGQLAALVGKRFVVDTPYAQLAHFPRYLKGIALRIDKLKADPARDARQFAELQPLAQHYQRAVAQRGGVADARLAEFRWLLEELRISLFAQELRTPMPVSVKRLYKVWESMQR; this is encoded by the coding sequence ATGTCGAATGTACCTAAAAGTCCCGCGCAAAAACGTGCGGGCACGCCGGGCGAGCCGCGGCCCGCGGGGGCGGGGGCGGGCCGGCCGCCGCGTCCGCCGCGGACGGCGCCCGCGCAGGAGCGCGCGCCGAGCGCCGAGCGCCGCGAATCCGTTCCCCAGGCCGCCCGGCCGCCGCGTGCGCGCGTCGCGCCGAATCCCGTTCCGCCGATCACGTTTCCCGAGAGCCTGCCCGTATCGGGCCGGCGCGACGAGATCGCGCGCGCGATTGCCGATCACCCGGTCGTGATCGTCTGCGGCGAGACGGGCTCGGGCAAGACGACCCAGCTCCCGAAGATCTGCCTCGCGCTCGGCCGCGGCGTCGGCGCGGGCGGCGCGGGCCTGATCGGCCACACGCAGCCGCGGCGGCTCGCGGCGTCGTCGACGGGGCGCCGCATCGCCGAGGAGCTCGGCACGCCGTTCGGCGAAGTGGTCGGCTACAAGGTGCGGTTCACCGACAACCTCGCGCCGGGCGCGTCCGTCAAGCTGATGACGGACGGCATCCTGCTCGCCGAGACGCAGACCGATCCGCTCCTCACGGCGTACGACACGCTGATCATCGACGAGGCGCATGAGCGCAGCCTCAACATCGACTTCCTGCTCGGCTATCTGAAGCAGATCCTGCCGAAGCGGCCGGACCTGAAGCTGATCGTCACGTCGGCGACGATCGACGCCGATCGCTTCGCGCGCCATTTCGGCAGCGACGAGCGGCCCGCGCCCGTGATCGAGGTGAGCGGGCGGCTGTATCCGGTCGAAGTCCGCTACCGGCCGATCGCCGACGACCGGCCGGCCGCCGTGCGGCACGCGGAGGGCGCGGCGTCCGGCCGCGACCGCGCGAAGACCGCGCGCGAGGCGGAGCGCGACCTGATGGACGGCATCGTCGACGCGGTCGACGAGCTGTGCCGCGAAGGCCCGGGCGACGTGCTCGTGTTCCTGGCCGGCGAGCGCGAGATCCGCGACGCGGCCGAGGCGCTGCGCAAGCACCATCCGCCGCACACCGAAATCCTGCCGCTGTTCGCGCGGCTGTCGGCGGCCGAGCAGGAGCGCGTGTTCAAGCCGTCGAACGCGCGCCGGATCGTGCTCGCGACGAACGTCGCCGAGACGTCGCTCACGGTGCCGGGCATCCGCTACGTCGTCGATACGGGCTTGGCGCGCGTGAAGCGCTATTCGTATCGGAACAAGGTCGAGCAGTTGCAGATCGAGTCGATCTCGCAGGCGGCCGCGAACCAGCGCGCGGGCCGCTGCGGCCGCGTCGCCGACGGCATCTGCATCCGTCTCTATGAAGAGAGCGACTTCGCCGCTCGCGTGCGCTTCACCGATCCGGAAATCCTGCGCTCGTCGCTCGCGTCGGTGATCCTGCGGATGAAGTCGCTGCATCTGTCGGCGATCGAGTCGTTTCCGTTCATCGAGCCGCCGCCCGGCCGCGCGATCGCGGACGGCTACCAGTTGCTGAACGAGCTCGGCGCGGTCGACGACGACAACGCGCTCACCCCGCTCGGCCGCGAGCTCGCGCGGCTGCCGCTCGATCCGCGCGTCGGCCGGATGATTCTCGCCGCGCGCGACCAGCAGGCATTGCGGGAAATGCTCGTGATCGCGAGCGCGCTGTCCGTGCAGGACCCGCGCGATCGCCCGCTCGACGCGCAGGAGCAGGCCGACCAGGCGCACCGGCGCTTCGCCGACGAGCGCTCCGAATTCCTCCAGTGGCTGAAGATCTGGGCGTGGTTCGAGGAGGCGGTCGCGCACAAGAAGTCGAACCGGCAGCTCGTCGACGCGTGCCGGCAGAACTTCCTGTCGCATCTGCGGCTGCGCGAATGGCGCGACGTCCACTCGCAGCTTCTGACCGTCGTGCGCGAGCACGGCTGGCGGCTCAACGAGGCCGATGCGACGTTCGAGCAGATCCACCTGTCGCTCTTGACGGGCCTTCTCGGCAACATCGGCTTCAAGGCCGACGACGAGCCGCACTACCTCGGCGCGCGCGGGATCAAGTTCCATCTGTGGCCGGGCTCCGCGCTCGTGAAGAAGGCGGGACGCTGGGTGATGGCGGCCGAGCTCGTCGAGACGAGCCGGCTGTACGCGCGTTGCATCGCGAAGATCGAGCCGGAATGGATCGAGCGGATCGGCGCGCACCTGCTGAAGAAGTCGCTGTCGGAGCCGCACTGGGAGAAGCGCCCCGCGCAGGTTTCCGCGTTCGAGCGCGCGACGCTGTACGGGCTCACCGTCTATCACCGGCGGCGCGTCGCGTTCGGCCGGCAGGATCCGGCGCGGGCGCGCGAGCTGTTCATCCGCGGCGCGCTCGTCGGCGGCGAGTTCGACACGAAGCTCGCGTTCTTCGCGCACAACCGCAAGCTGCTCGCCGACATCGAGCAGCTCGAGCACAAGTCGCGCCGGCAGGACGTGCTCGTCGACGACGAGCTGATCTACGCGTTCTACGATCAGACGGTTCCGGCGGGCATCCACACGGGCGTCGCGTTCGAGCGCTGGTATCGCGACGAGGTGAAGAAGAGCGGCCAGCCGGAAGACAAGCTGCGCCTGCTGTATCTGTCGCGCGACGACCTGATGCGCCACGAGGCGGCCGGCGTGACGACCGACCTGTTCCCGAAGCGCGCGACGATGGCGGGCGTCGAGATGGCGCTGTCCTATCACTTCGAGCCCGGCGCGCCGCGCGACGGCGTGACGCTCGCGGTGCCGCTCTTCGCGCTGAACCAGGTCGACGCGCGCCGCGCCGAGTGGCTCGTGCCGGGGATGCTGAAGGAGAAGGTGCAGCTGTTGCTGAAGTCGCTGCCGCAGAAGCTGCGCCGCCACTGCGTGCCGCTGCCCGAGTATGCGGCGGGCTTCGTCGAGCGCGTGGGCGCCGAGCGCTTCGGCGCGGGCGGCCTCGTCGAGGGGCTGATCGCCGACATCCGCGGAGAGACGCAGATCGCGACGAAGACGTCCGATTTCAAGCTCGAGACGCTGCCCGCGCACCTGTTCATGAACTTCAAGGTGATCGACGAGCACGGCCGGCAGCTCGCGATGGGGCGCAATCTCGCGCAACTGCGTGCGGAGCTGGGCGCGCAGGCGCAGCAGCACTTCCAGAAGATCGCCGCCGCCGCGACGCTGGCGCCGGCGGGCGAGGGCATGGGCATGGCCACGGCGGCGGCGGCGACGGCGACTGCCGGCGCACGGCCGGGCGCGCACGGCGGCGCGTCGCCGCGCGCCGCCGCGCAATCCGCGGCGCAAGCGGGCGCGGGGGCGGCCGAAGCCGGCGCGACCGCGCTCTACGAGAATCTGACGACCTGGAATTTCGGCAAGCTGCCCGAGCTGCTCGAGATCCGCCGGCGCGGCGAGACGCTGTTCGGCTATCCGGCGCTCGTCGATCGCGGCGCGCATTGCGACGTCGAAGTGTTCGATTCGCCCGAGGAAGCGGCGCGGATCCACCGCGCGGGCCTCAGGCGCCTGTTCGCGCTGCAGTTGAAGGAGCCGATCAAGTATCTGGAGAAGAACCTGCCGGGGCTGCGCGAGATGGCGATGCAGTACATGTCGGTCGGCACGCAGGACGAGTTGCGCGACCAGCTGATCGCGACGGCGCTCGACCGCGCATGCCTGCAGGACCCGCTGCCCGCCGACGACGCGAGCTTCCACGCGCGCCGCGACGAGGGCAGGAGCCGCCTCAACCTGCTCGCGCAGGAGATTGCGCGGCTCGTCGGGCAGATCCTCGCCGAATACGCGGGGCTCGCGAAGAAGCTCGCGCAGGCGAAACCGTTTCCGGCCGCGCACGCGGACATGCAGGGCCAGCTCGCGGCGCTCGTCGGCAAGCGCTTCGTCGTCGACACGCCTTACGCGCAGCTTGCGCACTTCCCGCGCTACCTGAAGGGGATCGCGCTGCGGATCGACAAGCTGAAGGCCGATCCCGCGCGCGACGCGCGCCAGTTCGCCGAGCTGCAGCCGCTCGCGCAGCACTATCAGCGGGCGGTCGCGCAGCGCGGCGGCGTCGCGGACGCGCGGCTCGCCGAGTTTCGCTGGCTCCTCGAAGAGCTGCGGATCTCGCTCTTCGCGCAGGAGCTGCGCACGCCGATGCCCGTGTCGGTCAAGCGGCTCTACAAAGTGTGGGAGTCGATGCAGCGCTGA